The Nonlabens sp. Hel1_33_55 genome contains the following window.
GTATTTACAAGAGTATAGTGTTCCTTCAAATCAAGAGCGAAATTACCTCGCTTGGAAATATCGGGCAGTAATAATTTTGGCTTGTCAAATTCATCGTAATAAGAACATGATCTTAACTCCCACCAGTATTCACCTTGATCTGATCTGGTTTTGGCTTTTTCTTTAAATTTTGAAAGGTGTGTTATAATTTCTGGATGATACTTCTCCATAAACGCAATCGGTTCTAAATCCCTACGATGCTTATCTGTCCATCCATTTGGAATTAATATCAAATATGTATCGTTAAAATCAATTGCATATCTCTTAACATCCCTTCCAGCTAAAAATGGCTTTATTAATTCAATTGAATTTGAGTTTTGTTTTAATATAAATTCTTTCTCTTCTCTGGATATAAGAAAAGCCTCGTTATATCCTGTTTTTACACCGTAAAAAATTTTGGAATCAACATAATCGATAAGTTTAGTGCCAAGCGCTTTCAACTTATTCGTAAGATCACTTATTGATTTATCTACTAATGACCATGAGTCTTCGGTCAAATTCTTACTAGCAACATTAAAGTGTGTTTGCTCGACTAACAAATTCAAATCAGCAAAATCTAAGCTTTCAGGTTGAGTGACCCTAAATAGGTTATTAGGTTGACCAGATTTGATAGTTATTACACAAGGGTAAGCAGCTACATCTTTAAAAACATTTAGATCTCCAAAATCGACAATTTCTACTATTTGCTTTATACTCAACCACTTTCTGAGAGGTTTCGCATAGTTAGCCTGCATCCATTTATTTGCGACTATAATACTATATATACCAGTTTCTTTAATAAGCTTATCCACACTCAACTCAAAAAAGTAAGTATAAAGATCTGCTGTTCCTTGAAACACATTGTAATGCTTTTTCAAATAAGGCTTAATGTCAGTAAAAAGTTCTTGCCTTACATAAGGCGGATTCCCGATCACGACATCAAATCCTCCTCGTGAAAACACTTTCGCGAAAGCGGACTCCCATTTAAAGGCTTTATCACCGGCAACTGCTTTACTATCGATCAAGCTGTTCCCGCATTTGATGTTGCTGCTTAAATCATTGAGTTTGCGACGTGGCTGTGCGGTACGCAACCATAGCGACAGTTTTGCGATCTCTACACTTTCTTCATTGAGGTCAACGCCATAGATGTTGTTTTCTAGGATGGTGTTCTCGATATCTGGAAAGGCAAAACCACCGTGGTATTTTGCAGACAGCTCATCCAGGTAGTTGTGCTCGCGTATGAGAAACTCCAGCGCCTGGTTGAGAAAGGCCCCAGAGCCACAGGCAGGATCACAGATGGTGAGTTCCAGCAGCCAGTTGCGGTAGGTCTCCAGATCACTGATTCCCTTTTTAGAGCGCGCCTTTGCGTTGCCGAATCGCTCGTCTGTAATCTTGAGTTCGCGTTTCTTTTCTTCACACAGCTTGCCCACCGTGTTGTCCACGATGTATTTGGTTATGTATTTAGGCGTATAGAACACACCGTCTTTCTTGCGTTTGCTGGTTTGTTTGTCAAACTCGCCACCCTCAATCTCTGCATTGACGCTCTCAATCTCATTCAGGGAGTTTTCAAAAATATGACCTAGGATATTGACGTCTACCTGGCTTTCAAAATCGTATTTGGATAGCTTTAAGGCATGCTTGTACAACAGCTCACTATCAATATCCAGCGCATCCAGAATGGAGTCGGGCTTAAAAAGCCCACCGTTATAAGCATAGATCTCATCGTGGCCTTCCTTGCCCGCTCGACCTTGATCAAGAAAGTTGAAATTGAGTTTGAAACGCTCGTAGAGCGTGACGTCCACATGCATGTCTACCAGCTTTTTCCAGTCCGTAATGATGGTATTGGTAAAGTTAGAAGGCAATAGCGATCGATCCTCTGCAAAAAAGATGAATAGGAAGCGGTCGATGAGCTTTTGGGACTTCTTAAAGAGTGTGAGTTTAACGTTTTTCTCTAGACGTTGTAGGTCTTCATTGGTATCGATATTTGCTTCGACATGCTTAGCATGACTGTTGGAACCAGAACTTGTTAATTTTGACTTGACCGTTTTGGAATTGCGTTTGACCAGATCTCTGTAGAGTTCGCGTTTGAAAACGGAATAATCTTTATAAAATGCTTTGGTAATTTCTTCTTCCTCAACGATGGACGCCTGCTTGATGTGGAGCGGTGCGTTTTGAAGCAACTTGTCTTTATGCAAGCACAGGTACAGTAGGTTAAACCGCTTTCGCGAAAGCGTAAACAAATCAAACTCTTCAAACTCTGTTGCATCATTGATGTAAAAGCGAAGTTTCTCAAAGTTGGACGTAATGATATATACGCAGCCAGTCTGGTAGTTCTTGTAATCAAAAGCTTGCTTGCGTATGCTCTCCAGATCCTTTGTATTCATTCCCTTCAATTCAATCACTGCCAGTGCGTTGCTTTCCTTTAGAATGGCGCCGTCTGCCTTGCGGGCATTGGTCTGGTTTTTAAACTCTGTCGTTAGGTTTGAGTTAGGATTAGGAAAGAGCGTGTACCCTAAAATATTGACAAAGAGCTCGTGCAAGAAGGTCGCCTGATACTGTTCCTCATTGGCCGTTCTAATGTTGGTCTGTATGGTGGTATTCCAAAAGTATTTTTGGAATTTCTTATAGGCCTTATCAACAATAGATTCGTCAAGTTGAGCTAGGTGTGATTTAATTACAGAGGTCTGGAATAATGCCATTAAATAGGAAGGAATATGGCACTAAGTTAGTCATAAGGTTTGGGTTGAGATGGTGGGGTTTGGGATTTGGACTACAAAGTTTTCATTGGGTTTTGAACA
Protein-coding sequences here:
- a CDS encoding Eco57I restriction-modification methylase domain-containing protein: MALFQTSVIKSHLAQLDESIVDKAYKKFQKYFWNTTIQTNIRTANEEQYQATFLHELFVNILGYTLFPNPNSNLTTEFKNQTNARKADGAILKESNALAVIELKGMNTKDLESIRKQAFDYKNYQTGCVYIITSNFEKLRFYINDATEFEEFDLFTLSRKRFNLLYLCLHKDKLLQNAPLHIKQASIVEEEEITKAFYKDYSVFKRELYRDLVKRNSKTVKSKLTSSGSNSHAKHVEANIDTNEDLQRLEKNVKLTLFKKSQKLIDRFLFIFFAEDRSLLPSNFTNTIITDWKKLVDMHVDVTLYERFKLNFNFLDQGRAGKEGHDEIYAYNGGLFKPDSILDALDIDSELLYKHALKLSKYDFESQVDVNILGHIFENSLNEIESVNAEIEGGEFDKQTSKRKKDGVFYTPKYITKYIVDNTVGKLCEEKKRELKITDERFGNAKARSKKGISDLETYRNWLLELTICDPACGSGAFLNQALEFLIREHNYLDELSAKYHGGFAFPDIENTILENNIYGVDLNEESVEIAKLSLWLRTAQPRRKLNDLSSNIKCGNSLIDSKAVAGDKAFKWESAFAKVFSRGGFDVVIGNPPYVRQELFTDIKPYLKKHYNVFQGTADLYTYFFELSVDKLIKETGIYSIIVANKWMQANYAKPLRKWLSIKQIVEIVDFGDLNVFKDVAAYPCVITIKSGQPNNLFRVTQPESLDFADLNLLVEQTHFNVASKNLTEDSWSLVDKSISDLTNKLKALGTKLIDYVDSKIFYGVKTGYNEAFLISREEKEFILKQNSNSIELIKPFLAGRDVKRYAIDFNDTYLILIPNGWTDKHRRDLEPIAFMEKYHPEIITHLSKFKEKAKTRSDQGEYWWELRSCSYYDEFDKPKLLLPDISKRGNFALDLKEHYTLVNTAYIIGNADLYLLGILNSKLITFFTKASLQR